One segment of candidate division WOR-3 bacterium DNA contains the following:
- a CDS encoding inositol-3-phosphate synthase, producing the protein MGKIRVAIIGVGNCASSLVQGVYYYRNAREDEFIPGIMHTRLGGYHIGDIEFSLGIDIDKNKVGKDLAEAIYTKPNNTYVFCRVPKLNVPVVRGMTHDGLGYYLSQIIEKAPGPTADIVRLLKETKTDVVINFLPVGSEEATKWYVEQVLAAGCAFVNCIPVFIASQKYWQKRFIEKGLPVLGDDIKSQVGATIVHRVLVNLFNDRGVKLERTSQLNVGGNTDFLNMLERSRLQSKKISKTQAVTSLLKYDIGEENVYIGPSDYIAWLTDRKWAYMRLEGKTFGDVPLNIELKLEVWDSPNSAGVVIDAIRCAKLALDNKLSGAIIEPSSYFFKSPPVQYPDYICREKTEAFIKKYGKKVVKKPVEKKKTK; encoded by the coding sequence ATGGGTAAGATTAGGGTTGCGATCATCGGTGTGGGCAATTGCGCATCAAGTTTGGTCCAGGGTGTTTATTATTATCGGAATGCCCGCGAGGATGAGTTTATCCCGGGAATTATGCATACCCGGCTTGGTGGTTACCATATTGGTGATATTGAATTTTCCCTGGGAATTGATATTGACAAGAATAAAGTGGGTAAGGACCTGGCAGAGGCAATATATACCAAACCCAACAATACCTATGTCTTCTGCCGGGTGCCGAAATTGAATGTCCCGGTTGTCCGGGGTATGACCCATGATGGACTTGGTTATTATCTCTCCCAGATTATTGAAAAGGCACCCGGTCCAACCGCGGATATTGTCCGGCTGTTAAAAGAAACCAAAACCGATGTCGTGATAAATTTTCTGCCCGTGGGGAGTGAAGAAGCTACAAAATGGTATGTGGAGCAAGTGCTGGCAGCAGGATGTGCTTTTGTTAATTGTATCCCGGTGTTCATTGCCAGTCAAAAATACTGGCAGAAGAGGTTTATTGAAAAAGGGCTACCTGTACTCGGTGATGATATAAAATCCCAAGTGGGCGCCACGATCGTTCATCGCGTTTTAGTGAATCTATTCAATGACCGCGGAGTTAAGTTAGAAAGAACTTCCCAGTTGAATGTAGGAGGTAACACAGATTTTTTGAATATGCTGGAGCGTTCCCGGCTCCAATCCAAAAAGATCTCCAAGACTCAGGCTGTGACCTCCCTTTTAAAGTATGACATCGGCGAGGAAAACGTCTATATCGGTCCTTCGGATTACATCGCCTGGCTTACGGACCGGAAATGGGCATATATGCGGCTGGAAGGGAAAACCTTCGGCGATGTGCCTTTAAACATTGAATTGAAACTTGAGGTCTGGGATTCACCGAATTCCGCGGGTGTGGTGATTGATGCGATTAGGTGTGCAAAATTAGCCCTGGATAATAAATTGAGCGGAGCAATAATTGAACCCTCCAGTTATTTTTTCAAATCCCCGCCTGTCCAATACCCTGATTATATCTGTCGGGAAAAGACCGAAGCCTTTATAAAAAAATACGGCAAAAAGGTTGTAAAGAAACCAGTGGAGAAGAAAAAAACCAAATAA
- the tmk gene encoding dTMP kinase: MSRRGLFITFEGVEGSGKTTQAKALVEWLEKQGFPTLLVRDPGTTKIGEKIREILLNPENSIHPKCEVLLFLAARSQLVYEKILPALMERKMVVSDRFSDSTYAYQIYGRDLPERLITIFNRFASAGLKPDLTFLVDIDIPEGWARGKNTDRMEKESLSYHQAVREGYLKLAHRAKKRIKVLDGRKSVTELQEEVINHVKNLLIRKGYKI, translated from the coding sequence ATGTCCCGACGCGGTCTTTTTATCACATTTGAAGGGGTTGAAGGTTCAGGGAAGACCACCCAGGCAAAGGCACTCGTGGAGTGGCTTGAAAAACAGGGATTCCCGACTCTCCTGGTGCGGGATCCAGGAACGACCAAGATTGGGGAAAAGATAAGAGAAATCCTGCTCAATCCAGAAAACTCCATCCATCCTAAGTGTGAAGTTTTGCTTTTCCTTGCTGCCCGGAGTCAATTAGTTTATGAAAAGATTCTTCCCGCTCTAATGGAGAGAAAGATGGTAGTCTCTGATAGGTTCTCCGATTCCACCTATGCTTATCAGATATATGGTCGGGATCTACCCGAACGGTTGATCACCATCTTCAATCGCTTTGCGAGTGCTGGGTTGAAACCCGACCTGACATTTCTGGTAGACATCGATATACCTGAAGGATGGGCAAGGGGAAAAAATACCGACCGGATGGAAAAAGAATCCCTCTCCTATCACCAGGCTGTGCGGGAAGGTTATTTAAAACTCGCCCATCGAGCAAAGAAAAGAATAAAGGTTCTTGACGGCCGGAAGTCGGTAACAGAGTTACAAGAAGAGGTCATCAATCATGTAAAAAATTTGCTGATACGAAAGGGGTATAAAATATGA
- a CDS encoding S-adenosylmethionine decarboxylase encodes MREEIIAELSGCEPAVIGKKEVIQRIFLQALEGYDVRDILTTEFSPYGLTIVAVLGKSHAVLHTFPEEGRVSVDAYTCSGYNIIVERLVELLHPKDISAIRIARDRGLEVVSEDIFKVSFLPGLEVVYRPKKVLASIKSNHQKIDIIEHEKFGKMLFLDGAAQVAESDIEIYNDEMVRDLQIAGEKCTVLGGGDGFLARRLLNMGAQEVICVEIDKQVADLCREWFGVGNAVPAKWIYEDAFNVDEQIFKDRHVFLDFTDIPLGHDARTLFWKLLNKVAVCKSVTVYAGNILDSEIEKLICEELQKNALAVKVWHRYIISFMAICRFIRGTRIN; translated from the coding sequence ATGCGGGAAGAAATCATTGCTGAACTTTCCGGCTGCGAACCAGCAGTGATTGGAAAAAAAGAAGTTATTCAAAGGATTTTTTTGCAAGCCCTGGAAGGGTATGATGTGCGAGACATTTTAACTACCGAATTTTCACCGTATGGTTTGACAATCGTGGCAGTCTTAGGGAAATCCCATGCTGTTTTACATACCTTCCCTGAAGAAGGAAGGGTTTCGGTGGATGCCTACACCTGCAGTGGCTACAATATCATTGTGGAAAGATTGGTGGAGTTATTACACCCAAAAGATATAAGTGCGATAAGAATTGCACGTGACCGGGGTTTGGAAGTGGTGAGCGAGGATATCTTTAAGGTCTCATTTCTTCCGGGGCTGGAAGTTGTGTATCGCCCGAAAAAAGTGCTGGCAAGCATTAAGAGCAATCACCAGAAAATTGATATCATAGAGCATGAAAAGTTTGGGAAGATGCTGTTTTTGGATGGTGCTGCACAAGTAGCCGAGAGTGATATTGAAATTTATAATGACGAAATGGTACGGGACCTTCAGATTGCAGGCGAAAAGTGCACAGTTCTGGGAGGCGGCGATGGTTTTCTTGCCCGCCGATTGCTGAATATGGGTGCGCAGGAAGTGATCTGTGTAGAGATAGATAAACAAGTGGCAGATCTATGCCGGGAATGGTTCGGGGTGGGCAATGCCGTGCCAGCAAAGTGGATATATGAAGATGCCTTCAATGTTGATGAACAGATCTTCAAAGACCGCCATGTCTTTTTAGACTTCACCGATATTCCGCTGGGTCATGACGCCCGGACCTTATTTTGGAAGTTGCTCAACAAAGTTGCTGTGTGCAAGAGTGTTACCGTCTATGCCGGAAATATTCTGGATAGCGAAATTGAAAAACTGATCTGTGAAGAACTCCAGAAAAATGCGCTCGCCGTGAAGGTTTGGCACCGGTATATAATAAGTTTTATGGCAATCTGCCGTTTTATAAGAGGAACAAGGATTAACTGA
- a CDS encoding S41 family peptidase encodes MKKIFIPIALLAAVFAVLVVQWLWARPDTYTSLRIFNKILKDVEDNYVDEVNPDSLIRGAINGMLNSLKDPHTQYLTKEEYEQLRVTTEGEFGGIGAQIGSREDKIVVISPIEGTPAYRAGLLPGDHILMVDSIPTKGKSVDMVVKQIRGTPGTKVLLTIQREGIPEPFNIEITRAVIKIEAVPYYGMVTEEIGYIYLSNFSRTADAEFKTGLDSLFAWGAKKIIFDLRGNSGGLLQEGIAISEFFLSPNKDIVTTKGRIEPPRTFKSQKSYPYGEFPMITLVDGGSASASEIVAGALQDWDRSLIIGTNTFGKGSVQNVIPLEDGGALKLTTARWYTPSGRCIDKPYAGEETTQVSAARIDSSKKNLYITLNLKRKVYGNGGITPDIIIEPRKLTKLETDIWVKGYFFDFAVHYTSTHKNLEKDFVVDDKMLDYFAIYLKEKKKMDFTPAQFDSAKTAIAERIKQEITLNLFGRKEMHRYRVSVDPLVKRAVELLKEVETQKELFRRVK; translated from the coding sequence ATGAAGAAGATATTCATTCCCATTGCACTTCTTGCCGCGGTCTTCGCGGTTTTAGTCGTCCAATGGCTATGGGCAAGACCGGATACCTACACTTCTTTGAGAATTTTTAATAAGATTCTCAAGGATGTAGAAGATAACTATGTGGACGAGGTAAACCCCGATTCTCTCATCCGGGGGGCGATAAACGGGATGTTGAACTCCCTCAAAGACCCCCACACCCAATACCTGACCAAGGAAGAATACGAACAACTACGGGTAACAACCGAGGGAGAGTTCGGTGGGATCGGTGCCCAGATTGGTAGTCGGGAAGATAAAATCGTTGTAATATCACCCATTGAAGGGACACCCGCTTATCGGGCTGGGCTTCTTCCAGGCGACCATATCCTCATGGTCGATAGCATTCCTACGAAAGGGAAGAGCGTAGACATGGTGGTAAAACAAATCCGGGGCACACCGGGTACTAAGGTCTTGTTGACCATTCAGCGCGAAGGCATACCCGAACCCTTCAATATTGAAATCACCCGAGCGGTAATCAAGATTGAAGCTGTTCCTTATTACGGAATGGTCACCGAAGAGATTGGCTATATCTATCTATCCAATTTCTCGCGGACCGCCGATGCAGAATTCAAAACCGGGCTCGACTCCTTGTTTGCCTGGGGTGCCAAAAAGATCATTTTTGATTTACGGGGGAACTCCGGAGGGCTTTTACAAGAGGGGATTGCCATCAGCGAATTCTTTTTGTCTCCGAATAAAGATATTGTGACGACCAAAGGTCGGATCGAACCCCCCCGCACTTTTAAGTCCCAGAAGTCTTATCCCTACGGAGAATTTCCGATGATTACACTCGTTGATGGGGGAAGTGCTTCTGCGAGCGAAATCGTTGCCGGTGCACTGCAAGACTGGGATCGGAGTTTAATCATCGGCACCAACACTTTTGGGAAAGGGTCGGTCCAGAATGTGATTCCTCTGGAAGATGGTGGGGCATTGAAGCTCACCACTGCTCGCTGGTATACGCCTTCGGGAAGATGTATAGATAAGCCCTATGCAGGAGAAGAGACTACCCAGGTAAGTGCTGCCCGGATTGATTCCAGCAAAAAGAATTTATATATCACCTTGAATCTGAAAAGAAAGGTTTATGGTAACGGCGGGATAACCCCGGATATCATCATAGAGCCGAGAAAATTGACTAAACTTGAAACAGATATCTGGGTTAAGGGCTATTTCTTTGACTTTGCGGTCCATTATACCAGCACCCATAAAAACTTAGAGAAAGATTTTGTTGTTGACGACAAGATGCTTGATTATTTTGCAATTTATCTAAAGGAGAAAAAGAAGATGGATTTTACACCTGCCCAGTTTGATTCTGCGAAAACCGCCATTGCCGAACGGATAAAACAGGAGATCACATTAAACTTGTTCGGGAGGAAAGAGATGCACAGGTATCGGGTGAGTGTGGACCCGTTGGTGAAAAGGGCAGTGGAACTGCTGAAGGAGGTGGAAACTCAAAAGGAACTTTTTCGTCGCGTTAAATGA
- the purL gene encoding phosphoribosylformylglycinamidine synthase subunit PurL, with protein MYRIEIKRKNDPRGKFVKEDFEAIGFKGITSVEVKDVYYIYDDIPYQDVVYLARNLFCDPVVEEFRVCPGKGFEILFNPGVTDPKEDSIKKAALDLGITLSNVKTGTNYIFKGRFDREDLKRKASLFLYNPLIQHIRRIGEEEFKPTKLKFTCLRINLETDLVKLSQEMGLSLSKIEMETIKNYFKKLKREPTDVELETLAQTWSEHCRHKTFLGKIRFGNKIINNLLKNTIMKATKELRHPLCLSVFHDNSGVIDFDEDYGVCFKVETHNHPSALEPYGGAATGIGGVIRDILGTGLGAKPIMNTDVFCFGNPDLKYQELPAGILHPKRIIKGVYQGVRDYGNRMGIPTTSGAVYFDDDFLYNPLVYCGTVGLIRKDRIKKGAKPGDLILLVGGRTGRDGIHGATFSSAELSIEAEKSCVQIGNPIVEKRVLDCLLKVSELGIINSVTDCGGGGLSSAVGEMGKKIGARVYLEKVPLKYEGLTPREIWISESQERMILSVPPNNIRKVINIFKREGVEATVIGEFTNNKKLVLYYKNEKVCDLDMKFLHDGLPMPEKRARRRPTVTKNPHFLPPRDLNSTLLEIVGSLNCCSREWLVREYDHEVQGASVIKPFVGVYQDGHQDGVVIRPLLNKTRGIIVSCGINPSYGKYDPYNMALSVIDEALRNLVATGGDIKKAAMLDNFCFASPEREEVLGDIVLSAQGCYDGAKAFGVPFISGKDSLNNEYLDTEGKSHLIPPTLLISAIGIIDDVRKCVTMDLKAPGNLLYLVGITREELGGSEYLRHLKLQGGRVPGVNLKLAPRIMHKIHEAIMNGLVLSCHDLSEGGLGLAISEMAIAGDIGCALDLSQMKFQGKNRRADILLFSESNTRFLVEVLPQNARAFERVMAHLPFSPIGKTLAEKRLKIYQAKKLLIDLSLSQLRERWKRKIL; from the coding sequence ATGTATCGCATAGAAATAAAGAGGAAGAATGATCCACGGGGAAAATTCGTAAAGGAAGATTTTGAAGCCATTGGTTTTAAAGGCATCACCTCCGTGGAAGTTAAAGATGTTTACTACATCTATGATGATATACCCTATCAGGATGTGGTTTACCTTGCCCGTAACCTTTTCTGCGATCCAGTCGTTGAGGAGTTCCGGGTATGCCCAGGCAAGGGTTTTGAGATATTATTCAATCCGGGTGTTACCGACCCTAAAGAAGATAGCATAAAAAAAGCCGCGTTGGATTTGGGAATTACCCTCTCCAATGTCAAGACTGGAACGAATTATATCTTTAAAGGGCGGTTTGACCGGGAAGATTTGAAGCGCAAAGCCAGTTTGTTTCTTTATAATCCATTGATTCAACACATAAGAAGGATCGGCGAAGAGGAATTCAAACCCACGAAGTTGAAATTCACTTGTCTCCGAATCAATCTGGAAACCGACTTAGTGAAATTAAGTCAAGAGATGGGTCTCTCCTTATCTAAAATTGAGATGGAAACTATTAAAAACTATTTTAAAAAATTGAAAAGAGAGCCAACGGATGTTGAACTGGAGACGCTTGCCCAGACTTGGAGTGAGCATTGTCGGCACAAAACCTTTTTGGGTAAAATAAGATTTGGAAATAAAATAATCAATAATCTATTAAAGAATACCATTATGAAGGCGACAAAAGAACTCCGTCATCCCCTCTGTCTTTCGGTTTTCCACGATAATTCAGGCGTGATTGATTTTGATGAAGATTATGGTGTATGTTTTAAAGTAGAAACCCATAACCATCCTTCAGCATTAGAACCTTATGGTGGTGCAGCCACGGGCATCGGTGGTGTGATAAGGGATATCTTGGGAACCGGCCTCGGTGCAAAACCGATAATGAATACCGATGTTTTCTGTTTTGGCAATCCGGATTTAAAGTATCAAGAATTACCGGCAGGGATACTACATCCTAAAAGAATAATAAAAGGGGTCTATCAGGGAGTTCGAGATTACGGAAACCGGATGGGCATTCCCACCACCAGTGGTGCCGTATATTTTGATGATGACTTTTTATACAACCCTTTGGTCTATTGTGGGACGGTCGGCTTGATAAGAAAGGATCGAATAAAGAAAGGGGCAAAACCCGGTGATTTGATATTACTCGTGGGTGGCCGAACTGGCCGGGATGGCATTCATGGTGCTACATTCTCCTCTGCTGAACTCTCCATTGAAGCCGAAAAATCCTGTGTCCAGATTGGTAATCCCATCGTTGAAAAGCGGGTGCTCGATTGTTTGTTAAAGGTAAGTGAATTGGGAATCATCAATTCGGTGACGGATTGTGGAGGAGGAGGGCTCTCCAGTGCTGTGGGTGAGATGGGCAAAAAGATTGGCGCACGCGTTTACCTGGAAAAGGTACCATTGAAATACGAAGGGCTCACGCCCCGGGAGATCTGGATTTCCGAGTCGCAGGAACGGATGATTCTATCCGTCCCCCCCAATAATATTAGAAAGGTAATTAACATCTTTAAGCGTGAAGGGGTGGAAGCCACGGTTATCGGCGAATTCACAAATAATAAAAAGTTGGTCTTATACTACAAAAATGAAAAGGTCTGTGATTTAGATATGAAATTTTTACACGATGGTCTGCCCATGCCCGAGAAGCGTGCTCGAAGAAGACCGACAGTAACAAAAAATCCTCATTTTCTGCCTCCCCGCGACTTGAATTCGACACTCTTGGAAATTGTCGGCAGCCTTAATTGTTGCAGCCGCGAGTGGCTCGTCCGGGAATATGACCACGAAGTCCAGGGGGCGAGTGTTATAAAACCTTTCGTTGGAGTCTATCAGGATGGGCATCAGGACGGAGTGGTTATCAGGCCCCTATTAAATAAAACGAGGGGGATAATCGTCTCCTGTGGGATAAACCCCTCTTATGGAAAGTATGATCCGTATAACATGGCATTATCGGTTATTGATGAGGCATTGAGGAATCTCGTTGCCACAGGCGGTGATATCAAAAAAGCGGCAATGCTTGATAATTTCTGTTTTGCCTCACCGGAAAGAGAAGAAGTGTTGGGGGATATCGTGTTAAGTGCCCAGGGTTGTTATGACGGAGCAAAGGCATTCGGTGTTCCTTTTATATCAGGCAAGGACAGTTTAAATAATGAATACCTGGATACGGAGGGCAAAAGCCATCTCATTCCTCCCACATTATTGATATCCGCGATTGGCATCATTGATGATGTAAGGAAATGTGTTACAATGGACTTAAAGGCACCGGGAAATTTGTTATATCTGGTGGGAATAACTCGCGAGGAACTTGGTGGTTCCGAGTATCTCCGGCATCTCAAACTTCAAGGCGGCAGGGTCCCGGGCGTGAATCTCAAACTTGCACCCCGGATTATGCATAAAATCCATGAGGCAATCATGAATGGACTTGTTCTTTCTTGCCATGACCTATCCGAAGGAGGGCTGGGATTGGCGATCAGTGAAATGGCAATCGCTGGAGATATTGGATGTGCTTTGGACCTTTCCCAAATGAAATTCCAGGGTAAGAATCGACGGGCCGATATTTTACTCTTTTCGGAATCCAATACCCGCTTCCTTGTGGAAGTTCTACCCCAGAATGCCCGGGCATTTGAACGGGTAATGGCACATCTTCCCTTTTCGCCAATCGGCAAGACCTTAGCAGAAAAAAGATTAAAGATTTACCAAGCAAAAAAATTGCTCATTGACCTGTCACTTTCCCAATTAAGGGAACGGTGGAAAAGAAAGATATTATAA